Genomic segment of candidate division WOR-3 bacterium:
CAAGCAGTTTTTGAACCTCCAATATCGGCACACCATTCATGACTAGATGAGAAGCAAAGGTATGTCTGAGATCATGGAAGCGTAGATCAGACAATTTGGCTCTGTTGACTGCTGCCGTGAATCCATCTTTGATATCCCGATAAGGTTTCCCATCTGGGTGCGAAAACACGTATTGTCCAACCAGCTGTTGACCGAGAGAAATAAATATCTTATATGTAGCATCATTGATTGGAATTATCCTTGATGTATTGTTCTTCGAGTTTTTGATAGTGATCATCCGAGTTTTGAGATTGATGTCACCCCAGGTTAGGTTCAGAATTTCTCCTTTTCTCATTCCCGTATTCAAAGCCATAA
This window contains:
- a CDS encoding site-specific integrase, translating into MCPTCAETEQLRYLQDEEIRTLLNCCADHLKPIVIMALNTGMRKGEILNLTWGDINLKTRMITIKNSKNNTSRIIPINDATYKIFISLGQQLVGQYVFSHPDGKPYRDIKDGFTAAVNRAKLSDLRFHDLRHTFASHLVMNGVPILEVQKLLGHKTLSMTLRYSHLSNKNLRDAVDKLDFSEYNASEDRTNTAHRVMAND